One Thermofilum sp. genomic window carries:
- a CDS encoding winged helix-turn-helix domain-containing protein, with protein MNRERMSASSRKPDEVAVAILKALVELGGGPVSCKEIAAKAGLDVRRVAGKIRGLVNTGYVEKVEEGKYRVTDKGRELVSA; from the coding sequence ATGAACAGAGAGCGTATGTCAGCCTCTTCTCGAAAGCCAGACGAGGTTGCTGTTGCGATACTGAAAGCTTTAGTAGAGCTTGGCGGAGGGCCTGTAAGCTGCAAGGAGATAGCAGCTAAAGCCGGCCTAGATGTGAGGAGAGTGGCTGGAAAGATTAGAGGGCTGGTGAACACAGGTTACGTGGAGAAGGTAGAGGAAGGAAAGTACAGGGTCACCGATAAGGGTAGAGAGCTGGTTTCTGCCTAG
- a CDS encoding biotin carboxylase N-terminal domain-containing protein has protein sequence MEPPFRKILIANRGEIAVRIIRTARDMGIRTVAVYSDADANALHALLADEKYRLGPGEPGASYLNMDAIIDVALKSGAEAVHPGYGFLAQNALFAEKVVENGLVWIGPHPDVIKLVGDKLGARRFFSSQGIPIVPGGLNPVDLRDAASYAEEIGYPVVVKPAGGGGGIGMFVAWSEEELEEKMKQAAHLAHAYFKNASVYLEKYFPKAKHIEVQVLGWRGGVIHLFERECSVQRRFQKVIEEAPSPSLSWDERKHVCELAVRAASSCGYTNAGTFEFIFDLDTRSFYLLEVNSRIQVEHPVTEAVTGVDIVEQQIRIAGEGKPTVQQGNVEIHAHAIEARIYAEDPMNSFAPSPGKITFLEIPQGPWVRVDSGVYEGYEIPHFYDPLIMKVITWGSSRAQALSRLLRAVSELRIGGIRHNKYLILKILEHPAFREANYTTRMLEDGELLRGLRNTDEAPLLPSGREAEKGGAAQKRVEQPERVNYWRLLARAGSASL, from the coding sequence ATGGAGCCTCCCTTCCGTAAGATCCTGATCGCTAACAGGGGAGAGATAGCTGTCAGGATTATTAGAACCGCGAGGGATATGGGTATAAGAACAGTCGCTGTGTACAGCGATGCAGACGCCAACGCTCTTCATGCTCTCTTAGCGGATGAGAAGTACCGCTTGGGCCCAGGGGAGCCGGGAGCCAGCTACCTTAACATGGATGCGATCATCGACGTGGCTTTGAAGAGTGGAGCGGAGGCTGTACACCCGGGTTACGGCTTTCTAGCGCAGAATGCGCTCTTTGCGGAGAAGGTGGTGGAAAACGGGTTGGTTTGGATCGGCCCCCACCCCGATGTCATCAAGCTCGTCGGGGATAAACTTGGCGCGCGCCGGTTCTTCAGCAGCCAGGGAATACCCATCGTCCCGGGGGGGCTTAACCCTGTGGATCTGAGAGACGCGGCGAGCTACGCTGAGGAGATCGGCTACCCCGTCGTCGTGAAGCCTGCTGGCGGTGGAGGAGGTATAGGCATGTTCGTCGCCTGGTCGGAGGAAGAGCTAGAAGAGAAAATGAAACAAGCAGCTCACTTGGCTCACGCGTACTTCAAGAACGCTTCAGTTTACCTGGAGAAGTACTTCCCTAAAGCGAAGCACATCGAAGTTCAGGTGCTCGGGTGGCGGGGAGGAGTTATCCACCTCTTTGAGAGGGAGTGCAGCGTTCAGAGAAGGTTCCAGAAGGTTATTGAAGAGGCTCCTTCGCCTTCGCTATCCTGGGACGAGAGAAAGCACGTATGCGAGTTAGCTGTAAGAGCTGCGAGCAGCTGCGGATACACTAACGCGGGAACCTTTGAATTCATCTTCGACTTGGATACGAGAAGCTTCTACTTGCTAGAAGTGAACTCGAGAATACAGGTTGAGCACCCGGTCACGGAAGCGGTGACAGGGGTAGATATAGTGGAGCAGCAGATACGCATAGCGGGAGAAGGTAAGCCTACAGTGCAGCAAGGAAACGTCGAAATTCATGCTCACGCGATCGAGGCGAGGATCTACGCAGAAGACCCCATGAACAGCTTCGCTCCTTCGCCGGGCAAGATAACTTTTCTCGAGATACCTCAAGGCCCCTGGGTTAGGGTTGATAGCGGAGTTTACGAAGGCTACGAGATCCCGCACTTCTACGATCCCTTGATTATGAAGGTAATCACCTGGGGCTCTTCGCGAGCACAAGCGCTCAGCAGGCTACTGAGAGCAGTAAGCGAGCTGAGAATAGGAGGCATTAGACACAACAAGTACCTGATTCTGAAAATACTCGAGCACCCTGCTTTCCGCGAAGCTAACTACACTACGAGAATGCTCGAGGACGGCGAGCTCCTCCGCGGCTTGAGGAATACCGACGAGGCGCCTCTCCTTCCAAGTGGGAGAGAGGCAGAGAAAGGCGGAGCCGCCCAGAAGAGAGTGGAGCAGCCAGAAAGAGTAAACTACTGGAGGCTGCTCGCTCGAGCTGGATCCGCCAGCTTATAG
- the speE gene encoding polyamine aminopropyltransferase gives MSVMWYSEWLSPHEAHIHGILELIYDGYTKYQRVTIARTGSFGMALFLDGFLQSSEYDEFIYHECLVHPAMITHGNPRRVLIIGGGEGATAREVLKHESVERVVMVDIDEELVNLARKHMREWHQGAFDDPRLELIFEDGRKYVEETGEKFDVIILDITDPVRGTPGVYLYTKEFYEKVRERLGAGGVAVTQATSLRYYERAFAVIYNTFARVFPVSRRYKVFVPSFYSEWGFVMGSMGRDPLEVPPHEVREKLSRLRLQFLDEEQYRHLFTMPRYLANRLSRYTEVSTLSSPLEL, from the coding sequence ATGAGTGTTATGTGGTACTCTGAGTGGCTGAGCCCCCATGAAGCTCACATTCACGGAATTCTCGAGCTGATCTACGACGGTTATACAAAGTACCAGAGAGTGACTATCGCGAGAACAGGGTCTTTCGGCATGGCTCTCTTTCTCGATGGTTTCCTCCAGAGCTCCGAGTATGATGAGTTCATCTACCACGAATGCTTAGTTCACCCAGCGATGATTACACACGGCAATCCTCGCCGAGTCCTTATCATAGGGGGCGGCGAGGGGGCGACTGCTCGCGAGGTTTTGAAACACGAGAGTGTCGAGCGAGTAGTCATGGTCGATATTGACGAAGAGCTCGTAAACCTAGCGAGGAAGCACATGAGAGAGTGGCACCAGGGTGCTTTCGACGACCCGCGCCTCGAGCTGATCTTCGAGGACGGGAGAAAGTACGTCGAGGAAACAGGAGAAAAGTTTGACGTGATAATCCTGGACATTACAGACCCCGTAAGAGGAACGCCGGGGGTATACCTCTACACGAAAGAGTTCTACGAGAAAGTTCGAGAGAGACTTGGTGCTGGCGGTGTAGCAGTCACTCAAGCAACGTCTTTGCGTTACTACGAGAGAGCGTTCGCCGTGATTTATAACACATTCGCTAGAGTGTTCCCCGTATCGCGGCGGTACAAAGTGTTCGTGCCCTCTTTTTACAGCGAGTGGGGGTTCGTGATGGGGTCAATGGGTAGGGATCCGCTGGAGGTGCCCCCGCATGAGGTGAGAGAGAAGCTTTCACGCTTGAGGCTTCAATTCTTGGACGAGGAGCAGTACAGGCATCTCTTCACCATGCCGAGGTACCTTGCGAACAGGCTCAGCAGGTACACGGAAGTTTCCACGTTGAGTAGCCCACTGGAGCTATAA
- a CDS encoding polyprenyl synthetase family protein produces MLSAKATPESVVEKLNLLRLELKAYFQEQLPLLFPEIHDEVSYMVAGGKFLRGALSLFSADVAGCDKTRALPIALAVELMHASSLVYDDISDSTESRRGQPSFWKKYGLDEAVIVPHAAMATAISLIARYGGPEAVIASMGAWREAAVGQLWDLRAAKKNMRVVASYREVVSKKTGEVFGAACTLPLYAAGKRNLADIFKNYGVTLGAAYQVIDDMSDLSRGVKDSGSALLLLEESQGDYLQYGSRVLHQLITELLQLSGRLPAECGLLAAEILRTFAEEAGGEVREHVFRILGGFARSPRAPY; encoded by the coding sequence ATGCTGAGCGCTAAGGCCACTCCAGAGAGTGTAGTTGAGAAGCTGAACCTGCTACGCTTAGAGCTGAAAGCGTACTTTCAAGAGCAGCTACCGCTATTGTTTCCCGAGATCCACGATGAGGTTAGCTACATGGTTGCTGGTGGCAAGTTCCTCCGCGGCGCTCTCTCACTTTTCTCGGCAGATGTTGCAGGCTGTGATAAAACCCGAGCTCTCCCGATAGCCTTGGCTGTCGAGCTGATGCATGCTTCAAGCCTCGTCTACGATGACATTTCAGACTCCACCGAGAGTAGGAGAGGCCAGCCGAGCTTCTGGAAGAAGTACGGGCTCGACGAGGCTGTTATCGTGCCTCACGCAGCTATGGCGACCGCCATATCGTTGATAGCCCGGTACGGTGGACCTGAAGCTGTTATTGCCAGCATGGGTGCCTGGAGAGAGGCCGCAGTAGGGCAACTGTGGGATTTGAGAGCAGCGAAGAAGAACATGAGAGTAGTAGCTTCTTACCGCGAAGTTGTCTCAAAGAAAACAGGAGAAGTTTTCGGCGCTGCATGCACTCTTCCGCTCTACGCTGCTGGGAAACGCAACCTAGCGGACATCTTTAAAAATTACGGCGTTACGCTCGGTGCAGCGTACCAGGTCATCGACGATATGTCTGACCTTTCACGTGGGGTAAAAGACAGCGGGAGCGCGCTCCTGCTTCTCGAAGAGTCTCAAGGAGATTACCTCCAGTATGGCTCCCGAGTGCTCCATCAGCTTATAACGGAACTGCTCCAACTCTCAGGAAGACTCCCGGCGGAGTGCGGGCTACTGGCCGCTGAGATACTGAGAACTTTCGCCGAAGAGGCCGGCGGGGAGGTTAGAGAGCATGTCTTCAGGATACTCGGAGGATTTGCGAGAAGCCCGCGGGCTCCCTATTAA
- a CDS encoding TatD family hydrolase: MIDSHCHLLYPGLREKVDEVLESAREALDAIITCGLPFDREKAPGFPGALESLKLARRYSGFVFVTLGLHPTQVSEMSDEEVEEYLAFVESRRDDIVGIGEIGLDRFWIKDELEHKRAQEVFEKFLNLAEKLGKPVVIHSRKAEEEAIAVLSSYSLKKVLMHSFTGSMTAAREALDRGYLFSVNYRVTNTKTMRKIARNFPMEAILVETDAPFLSPDSGINTPLSVRRVAEEVARLRGTSVEEVDEATTGNAIKFFGLEGKLAAGLKPHGASLP, encoded by the coding sequence ATGATCGACTCGCACTGCCACCTCCTCTACCCAGGCTTACGAGAGAAAGTAGACGAAGTCCTCGAGAGCGCGCGAGAAGCGCTCGACGCCATCATAACCTGCGGTCTACCTTTCGACCGGGAGAAAGCACCAGGGTTTCCAGGCGCTCTCGAATCCTTGAAGCTCGCACGCAGGTACTCTGGCTTCGTCTTCGTAACGCTGGGGCTTCACCCTACTCAAGTTAGCGAGATGTCGGATGAGGAGGTAGAGGAATACCTGGCGTTTGTCGAGTCCAGGAGAGACGACATAGTTGGAATCGGCGAGATAGGGCTTGACCGCTTCTGGATAAAGGACGAGCTGGAGCACAAGAGAGCACAGGAAGTTTTTGAGAAATTTCTTAACCTCGCCGAGAAGCTTGGGAAACCCGTTGTCATTCACAGCAGGAAAGCCGAGGAGGAGGCCATCGCTGTACTATCCTCCTATTCGCTAAAGAAAGTTCTGATGCACTCTTTCACAGGAAGCATGACCGCTGCTAGAGAAGCGCTCGATCGAGGCTACCTGTTCTCTGTGAACTACCGCGTGACGAACACGAAAACTATGCGCAAAATAGCCAGGAACTTTCCGATGGAAGCGATACTAGTGGAGACTGACGCACCTTTTCTATCGCCGGACAGTGGCATCAACACACCATTATCGGTTCGGCGCGTCGCGGAAGAAGTTGCTAGGCTCCGAGGCACCTCTGTAGAGGAGGTCGATGAAGCCACGACCGGGAACGCCATCAAGTTTTTCGGCCTGGAGGGGAAGCTTGCTGCGGGGCTGAAACCTCATGGAGCCTCCCTTCCGTAA
- a CDS encoding methyltransferase domain-containing protein yields the protein MSSGYSEDLREARGLPINMWLKVEETLRALFKSGAYRLGNAAMSMGLDSLARRHALSLPSGLVLDIGCGDGYYSRELEEKGAEVVCLDPLEDVLKEARTTHAVVAVAEYLPFREGSFDFVLAMFSVRDFLDKPKGLWGMRKVSRRGAVVLDIFNPRSALLRLLFWAYVAGVAPLLGFLASGVARRWRLLYPTLRYMPTTAALERGGGRTILRLMGGILSVVFIPSFSRASPGNRSRRVG from the coding sequence ATGTCTTCAGGATACTCGGAGGATTTGCGAGAAGCCCGCGGGCTCCCTATTAACATGTGGTTGAAAGTCGAGGAGACTTTGAGAGCCTTATTCAAGAGTGGTGCGTACAGGTTAGGCAACGCCGCAATGAGCATGGGGCTAGACTCCCTAGCCAGGAGACACGCTCTCTCCCTGCCCTCCGGGCTCGTCCTCGACATCGGGTGCGGCGACGGCTACTACTCGAGAGAGCTTGAGGAGAAAGGAGCCGAGGTGGTGTGCCTCGACCCCCTTGAGGATGTCCTCAAGGAGGCAAGGACAACTCACGCAGTAGTAGCTGTCGCTGAGTACCTTCCCTTCAGAGAAGGGAGCTTTGACTTCGTGCTAGCTATGTTTAGTGTGAGAGATTTTCTAGATAAGCCGAAGGGCTTGTGGGGCATGAGAAAGGTTTCTCGCAGAGGTGCTGTCGTTCTAGATATTTTCAATCCTAGGAGTGCTCTCCTGAGACTGCTGTTCTGGGCTTATGTCGCAGGCGTAGCACCCCTCCTAGGCTTCTTAGCATCCGGCGTGGCGCGTAGGTGGCGCTTACTTTACCCGACACTGAGATACATGCCTACCACCGCGGCCTTAGAGCGTGGAGGCGGTAGAACAATTCTCAGGTTGATGGGAGGGATCTTATCCGTTGTGTTTATTCCAAGTTTTTCCCGAGCTTCACCGGGCAACCGCTCCCGTCGGGTGGGTTGA
- a CDS encoding PadR family transcriptional regulator: MSAEQLDRLKSIRVNTVVKLYTLVLLAEEERHGYELMKLLAEMLGAPIGPSQVYPFLNKLEKAGLLGSRISGSREKKVYYLTPQGYEFVKELLEKSLSVLHTAVKILGKEKVCLP, from the coding sequence ATGTCTGCTGAGCAGCTCGACCGGCTGAAGAGTATAAGGGTCAACACAGTGGTGAAGCTCTACACACTCGTGCTTCTAGCGGAAGAGGAAAGGCATGGCTACGAGCTTATGAAGCTGCTAGCGGAGATGCTCGGTGCCCCTATAGGTCCATCGCAAGTATACCCTTTCCTTAACAAGCTGGAGAAGGCAGGGCTTCTCGGATCTAGAATCTCTGGGAGCAGGGAGAAGAAAGTCTACTACCTTACGCCTCAAGGCTACGAGTTCGTGAAAGAGCTGCTTGAAAAATCTCTATCTGTGCTTCACACAGCTGTGAAAATCCTCGGAAAGGAGAAGGTTTGCCTCCCATAG
- a CDS encoding ferredoxin, translating to MPRFKVVIDRDQCISDMACVSLCPEVFEMNEEDGKSAIVAKYRLGGKLEEGEVPGELEDCVKSAAEACPVSIIHVSKVD from the coding sequence ATGCCAAGATTCAAGGTTGTCATCGATAGGGACCAGTGCATCAGCGACATGGCTTGCGTGAGCTTGTGCCCCGAAGTTTTTGAGATGAACGAGGAGGACGGCAAAAGCGCGATTGTCGCTAAATACAGGCTTGGAGGAAAACTGGAGGAGGGCGAGGTTCCCGGGGAGCTAGAAGACTGCGTGAAGAGCGCTGCTGAGGCTTGCCCGGTCTCCATAATTCACGTATCGAAGGTTGATTAA
- a CDS encoding metallophosphoesterase family protein — MFTLEVSEKHESCVLCSDLHCEEESECWQLQAVLNFAANEKVDCLLILGDLFDRLHYRLPAEELKKHFEKLTGEAELPRYVYYTTSLSSHDPILPAPAKLKLKSSELLAVPGVLRLRVGGHSVCGLHGDLVVSSGVLAFLLNKLASAASRELLLEEIAKRRFCSNREWVFAGHTHLPGLDPVRRLGNPGSWKATWSGKIPYWKPSSFSVIKVSANEVKLLRVRL, encoded by the coding sequence ATGTTCACTCTCGAGGTCTCGGAGAAGCACGAAAGCTGTGTCCTATGCTCCGATCTCCACTGCGAGGAGGAGTCAGAATGCTGGCAGCTGCAAGCAGTGCTTAACTTCGCTGCAAACGAGAAGGTGGACTGCCTGCTTATCCTTGGAGACCTGTTTGATCGATTACACTACAGGCTCCCAGCCGAAGAGCTGAAAAAGCACTTCGAGAAACTCACCGGTGAGGCCGAGCTTCCGCGCTACGTTTACTACACTACGAGCTTAAGCTCGCACGACCCCATTCTCCCAGCTCCCGCGAAGTTGAAGCTGAAATCTTCTGAGCTTCTAGCAGTGCCTGGAGTTCTCCGTCTCCGCGTCGGTGGGCACAGTGTATGTGGGCTTCACGGAGACCTGGTGGTCAGCAGCGGCGTTCTAGCGTTCTTACTGAACAAGCTAGCTTCCGCGGCGAGCAGGGAGCTGCTCTTAGAGGAGATAGCTAAGCGGAGGTTCTGCAGCAACCGGGAATGGGTCTTCGCAGGCCACACCCACTTACCGGGGCTGGATCCGGTCAGGAGGCTAGGCAACCCAGGCTCCTGGAAAGCGACCTGGAGCGGTAAGATACCGTACTGGAAGCCCTCCTCGTTCTCGGTGATAAAAGTCTCCGCCAACGAGGTGAAGCTCCTACGGGTTCGCTTGTAA